The proteins below are encoded in one region of Oncorhynchus nerka isolate Pitt River linkage group LG15, Oner_Uvic_2.0, whole genome shotgun sequence:
- the rfesd gene encoding Rieske domain-containing protein: MEDRGEGGEPAAGLHFVGTKEDLIKAKRSFRTLEGRDILVLYHQEIFYALDFHCYHAGGPLQNGDIEEFDGKLCIVCPKHKYKISLAEGEGIYRATNPYAPVPTKRWYSKGIKQRVHTVTETDGDVYVTLSHMSRFIESDYFQGEKGKVERERMEAEDSSKKSNTTS, from the exons atggaggacaggggagaggggggagagcctGCAGCCGGTCTGCACTTTGTGGGCACGAAGGAAGACCTGATAAAAGCCAAGCGGTCGTTCAGGACCCTGGAGGGCAGGGACATACTGGTGCTCTATCACCAGGAGATTTTCTATGCTCTGGACTTCCACTGTTACC ATGCTGGGGGACCATTGCAAAATGGAGACATAGAG GAATTTGACGGCAAGCTGTGCATAGTGTGTCCAAAGCACAAGTACAAGATCTCTCTCGCTGAGGGGGAGGGCATCTACAGGGCCACCAACCCTTATGCCCCAGTGCCCACAAAAAGGTGGTACTCCAAGGGCATCAAGCAAAGAGTCCACACGGTGACCGAGACTGACGGGGACGTTTATGTCACACTGTCCCACATGTCTCGTTTTATCGAGTCTGACTACTTCCAGGGAGAGAAGGGcaaagtagagagggagagaatggaggcCGAAGATTCTTCTAAGAAATCTAACACAACCTCCTGA